The nucleotide sequence GACTGTGCATCACTGAAAAATCACGATTGGCTCCTCTGCAGACACAATGGGGGGTAGTTGTGTTGAAAgcaccctgcgatgaactggcggcttgtccagggtgtgcccctcctctcgcccacagcaagttgggataggctccagcaacacacgTGACCCGCAAAGCCGAAAAGCGGAAGGAAATGGCTGGACAGTAGGAATCACTTTATTTGTACCTGCATTAAATACACTGTTATCTTCCATCGTTCTCACGGCTGCTTCGACGGCATCCAAAgcgcttcctcctcttttcaggACTGCAAACCCATCGCGGGCTGCAACCTTCACTCCATCAACAGAGGCCTTGGCCAGTTCATCCGGTACGGCCCTGGCCCCACCGTGTACAACGATGACTGCAGACATCGTTGCGTTCCTGTAGGAAAGAGATAGACATTGTTTATAAAGTGCCATTGAAGTTTGGGCGTAGCAAATATGGGTTCACTAGTATTTACACCGTCTCATTTTGCAGTTGGATAAAATTGTTTAAGGTGAAAACGTTTTGCAGAGCATATCAAATTCAAAGTCATGTGATAATCACAAATTCCAGACTCTGATATTTGATCATTTAACTATTCATCTAAGCAACCATCCCAACAGTGTGCCAGTGTAAGTTCACAGGTTTACTTTAAGAGTAGGAGTTGGATTTTTCTCAGATGAAGGTTTCTGGTGTATAATTTTTAAATCTGACTTTTAAATCCTGGAAACATTTTTCATTGGAGAGCATCCCGACTGCAACCATCCCCGTTCTGGTACAGGAACCGTTCTGCTCAGAACCAGAAAGCTCTGCAGTGCATGGTTCACTTGTCTGATTGCACCATCGGCACTTGATTTATGGCCATGCAGAATATTTACTCCAGGAGGCGGAGAGTCACGGCTCTCTGAACCCGGAAAATCACCAGCAGCCCTGGACACAAACTTTTCAAGCAACCGAAGTCAGAGAAGAGCATCGATAAGACCAGGGAACTCGCTATCCACAAACAATAAGACCTCCCAATGGCTACTCATATACTACACCACAACCTGTTACATGACCCACAATGTACAGTAAATACTTGCTATCTGTTGTCcttggtttattttcattttacctTGTATTTCCTTGTATTTCGTGTTACATAGTAAAAAAATTGGAGCTTTATGTCACTTAATTTATTGCAACAATCGTATGTACAGCATTTCCCTGCtgcacatgaatgaatgacgtACGTGACAAATAAATAgccttgatctttttttttttttttacaggaattAGTGTCTGTTAAATGTCGCAAACAGGGATTGTACGTCATTGAGTTTTTAAACTGCGCGATGGATCATAGGAGTACTTTACAGTCTATTCTACGTTGATCACCTGGgctcttatttaattattagtgAGTCAGGATAGCATCACCACGCTAGTAAACACCGCTAAACCACCGCTGTGTGTGTCCGCCAACCTAACTTGCTTCTTTCTTCGAGCATCTTCAAACATCTGTTCTACCAGCTACTGAAATCTGGATCTAAACATTCGGACTCCCTGTACCTTTACCGATGTGAGCGCTCTGTGTCGCATTGAAACGCTCCGCCACAGTCGCGTGATTTCAATGGACTTCCTCGTTTGTTTTCACGACGCTGCGATCGCAAATGACGTCATATCCAGAATTCCAAAGATATTTCCGGTtgcatatttcaaaataaagtaatttataGCTTTCGTACCTATTAAAGAATACATTGCGATACATTTAGACAGAGTGCATTGGCAAACGACTTTATATCGTtcataaaatcatatttttacattgtttaAAACGGTGTAACACATAGTGTGAAAATGTACAATATAATTTTGATACGGggggctcggtggcgcagtggtaagcactgttgcctcacagcgagatggtcgcaggttcgtctcttGGGAGTCAGATTAGACAGACGCCGTGACAAACTGCAGTGTTACTGAAAAATGtaaagtgattcagaatccaggatcataaccaaaatgtaatcatctattcccggtaacattcccaacattacctgggaatttcatcaagatccatctgtaacttaacaagttatcctgctaacagacagacagacagacagacagataaaccaACGGAGGTGAGAACaacctcctcagcggaggtTAAAAGAGCAACATGACATTGTTTCAGCACCGTGGACAGCGACACAGAAGTTTCACTGACTGTGGCCACATAACAGATTTCACAGATTGTCCTGCTTATTCCACATTGAACTTTGAAGAAGGATAGGAACTCACAGGCCACCGTACTTTATCGTTTCCCTTGCTTAGCCGAATAAAGAAATTAATTTGACAAGAAACCGTTTCCTCTGAGATAAGGCACTATCTCTCACCAGCGGGAGATTAATAGTGATAGTGATGTAGCTATAATAAACATTAGCATTTCAAAGTCACCTAGATTTCCTCCACTGATAGCCCTTCAACCTTCCCCTGATTGAAATTATTTCTATGATATACTCGTAATTAGACAAAAGTAACCCCAGGCCTCGACTATTTCTGTTCTCACGAGTTCATAACCTGTGATGCTATTATATTCATAATACCCAACTCCAAAACTCCAACAAAGTGTGGCTCCTTTTAGTtcgcagaacacacacacacgcacacgcacacgcacacgcacacacacagacacacagtcgaGAACTGCTACTGATATTATTCTCCTTTTTAAATTAAGCAGCATAAGCACATTTGTTTTGAATCCATTCTCTCGGGCAGACCACCCAAATGGAACGCGCCCAGCGGGGTCAGTATTTgtctcccagtcctcccagtcctcccagtcctcccagtcccAGAATACAGCCAATAACGTGAGAGGGGCGGGAGCAGCGCGCTCTGCAGCCCCAGAGAACAGACACAGCGCGCAGGCAGCGGTGGCAGAAATGGGCTCACACCTCTGAATCACAACTCAATTTTCAGTCGAGCATCTCGGAGACTTGGGACGACgagttgttttattctttttgtgtatttttgcagGAGTTTCTGTCCGTTGTACCGGCGGCTGTAGCGGGACCGGGAAGGTTTCACACTTATCCTCCGACGCGCAGCACTCCCTGTCGCCTCACCTGCACGGCCGCGGTCAAGAGGTCCGCTGTGATAATAATGCATCCTGATAAACATTCACCTGAACTGGTGGCAGAGAAAAACAGCCTGGATCCGTCTTGCGTGCATGCGGTGCGCATGCTTGCAAATGGTGAGTCAGGTATGTTGTTAAATGTTATCTATTACTGTGAGCTTTGTGCACTTGGTTATCGGTGGCATTCACCATTGCACTGCATTCAGGGGAGTATAGGGCGATCTTAATTGAGTTAATTTCAACACCCAGCTCTTGACTCTTAAAGCATTTTTGTGTGTAAGTGACTGTGTGATCTTTAGTGAGAAAGTTTCAAGGTATTTTCCACTATGGAGTGAAGAATTATGGTGTGGATGTTCACCTGTGTTCCCCGGTGATCTGTTGTTGGTTGATAAAGATGTTTAGGTAGAAAATGTTTACTGTTGTGTGAAGATTGTACTATTGTACTGTGTGTTGAATCGGTCCCACAATTAGCAACATTCTGCTTTTGGGTACTTCAAGCATCGTAGGAGAAATCTGTTCAGTTCTGAGTTCTCAACAATGTATAGTGCCTCACTGTTGCTGAAGTCCCCTGCCTCGCGCCATGAACATCAAGCCATCGACACTATAAAGTTCCAGCCACTCAGTGTCGTAGCGTAGAGGTCCTGTCACCCTGCGCACCGTGATAGCCCCCCCTCCAGTGATCCAGCTTCAGGGAGCCCCACAGCCTCGGACTCAGTTTGCTCTTGCAACTGCTCCAGTGCCCTTTTTTCTACAATCAGGGGTGGACCTACCAAAAAGTCTGTTCCTGTTGACCAGTCAGGGCAGATCTACAGACTATTGCACTAATTGCAACCTTACAGAGACCTGTAAAGTAACTTTATTTCTTCATATATCACTGAATCCAATAAGCCGTATATGTgacatgttttttcttcttctaattaaATTTAGTTtggatcactttttttttcttacagagACCTTTAAGGTTGCAAGGTTACTGACTACAAATATGAGTTGAGTGGGAGAAGAGATGTACTGATTCTTTCCAACTTTTCCTAAgaaccagcaggaggcagcagagagtTGATCAGCACAATCTTACCCATATAGATTTGCTCGGCTCAAGCCTCCTCTCTCATAGGGGAGATAAACAGTAGTCTATTAATCCAAACAAACATGGAGGGGTTGAGGGAGGGTATAGCTTTGGTTATGGTTTGGCCAAATCCCTGCAGAGGAACTGGAGCATCGCAGTGTTACAGTAATATAAAATGCTTTTTAGTTCCCCTCTGAACCTCagataacaaattaaaaagatatACCATTGTATATAATTCAATTTAACTTATGTTTGTAAATGTCCAAGACATGATATGTGAGCCAACCCAAGCTGAATTCATAGAAAACAcaagtttaatttaattctttattgactggtaaagaataaaatgagaacatttaCACAGTCAGCTGCTCATTAAATCGTTCATTTGGCTCTAACCCATACCACAGGCCGTCACGATCCACTGCTGCCCAAGCCATTCTCTTGGTGGTAAATGTGGCTGTCCACTGTCCTGATGGGGACACTACAATACAGCCTCCTGCACCGTGGACACGGTCCGCCATGTACTGCAGAGCCAACTGTGAGGACTCTGCTACTGATTTACCTGCGAGGAAAGTAAACAAGTCTTCATCAAATAAACACAACCATAGTTAAAGTCATGGTCTTAAtaacctgaatgtgtgtgtgatccttttttttttttttaccttgttcAACATGGAAAAGAATGAGTCTTGCCAACGTGACTTTGAGAATAGACTCTCCATGACCAGTACAAGACACGGCACCACTAAAATTGTCTGCAAATCCTCCACAGCcttatttatgaaaataaaaatagaatagaaaaaaaacattagcagcagagatttcaaaaatatttctaCACAATTGAGcgtactgaaaaaaatattctcgTTCATCTTAACTAATTACGACATGGTAAATTTAGACTACAATGACAATGGTTACATTTAATATCAGGTCATTAATAAATGCAGCTGATGTGTAAAAAGTTCCATGTCAGACATATGTCACACCAATGATTGGAGCGTCTCCTACTCGGCCAGCCATTTTATTTCTGATCCCTCCAgttgatgttgcacatgcaacATTACCAACACAGTCCACGGCAACTGCTCCGACAGTGCCATGGGCCCTAGGAGGAGGAAATACATCAGCCATGAATTAATACGGGCTCAAattgtttgtgggttttttttcttcataggAAGGGGTCAAtataaaaacacttcaaataCTCAAAGAATCGATGCATCTGCAGCAATGCTGTGGAAATCATTCTGGAAATATGAGGTTTTCCATCAGCCTTTAGAAACACATCCTTGGATAGAATGCTGGGATGAAAGTTTCCAGCATGCTCACTGTAAAGCAGGGGTCCTCAAACTatggcccgcctccacatttagCCCGGCCCCCGGAACAATACcagaggccaaaaaaaaacatttttttattttcttattttccatacaacatgagtagccggtaggggatcaataatggtattcggtgcatttaagaggggttattaattcgatcttttgtttcctaaaaataatattgatagtggagaatatattaatattatgaagaaaagcattcttcctttcacttgggacaattttaatgatgatcacatacgaccagaaagttaatgttccatggaccttttttctatgacaaacccggaaagggttatttggttattatttattttattaatagtgttattatttatttcctgactttttttcttctgtgaagaaagggttatttggtggctgtctggaaaacaataaatgtttaggcacccctgccatcgtcacacttttcctgtacaaactgaccccggccctccatcagagaagggaaaagttatgtggccctcacaggacaaaGTTTGGGGACCCTTGCTGTAAAGGAAGCGTCAAACTCACAGAGTCATCCACAGGTAACGAAAGTTTGGTTTGAAGAGGACAATGTGAAAACATCCTGTTTAGCATTTTTAGTATTTGTGAAAAACCCATGTTACATCGAACATGCTCAGAATTGACTTTATTTCAGTTTCGGACCGGTCCGGCTGAAATAATGCTGCGTAAGACTCAAAGAAATGTATCCCAGGACAGAAAGTATGTAACACTTACCACTGAGTGTTAATCCCTTCCTTCACTCCAGTAACAAACGTCTTACATTTCTCCCATTCTTTCCTCTCAAACTCCGTCACCAGTGAATCAGTGGGGACTGTGCTCACGCCAATGCTCTCCGCAAACTGGTTTGCGCCTCTGCTTGTCAATATCACGTGGTCAGTCTGAGAGTGTCCATGACAGAAACATACAAGATGTATTTCATAACAGCGTAACTGAAATGTAATACCACTCCATTTTCTGCACATTAAACCTTTGCCAGgacaaagggttaaaaaaagcATCCAAATCAGAGTTTTAAACATCGATGGTCTCCTTTTAAACAGAATCAAAGACTGAACACCTTTTCCATCACTGCTCGTGCCAGTGAGACGGGATTGGCAATGTTTTTGACTGCGGAGACGGCACCACTGGAAAGTGTCCTCCCATCCATAATGATGGCATCCAGCTCCACTTCTCCATCAGCATTTAGCACAGCTCCATGTCCTGCAAATTAAATGTCCCTTTAAGTTGTTGGAGACCAAAAACCACTGAGAACAAGGACAAAACTGTCTCTCTGATCATGGCTTGTTGCAACAGCCCCTGTAGCCCATACTGACGCTGGACAATGAGATGAGGCCCATAAGCCCCCCCCGACCCCGTCACTCTGAAACAAGAGTCTGGATGAATGTTGGTGTCACCACCAGCAGATGGAGACTGTGCATCACTGAAAAATCACGATTGGCTCCTCTGCAGACACAATGGGGGGTAGTTGTGTTGAAAgcaccctgcgatgaactggcggcttgtccagggtgtgccccgcctctcgcccacagcaagttgggataggctccagcaacacacgTGACCCGCAAAGCCGAAAAGCGGAAGGAAATGGCTGGACAGTAGGAATCGCTTTATTTGTACCTGCATTAAATACACTGTTATCTTCCATCGTTCTCACGGCTGCTTCGACGGCATCCAAAGCGCTTCCTCCCCTTTTCAGGACTGCAAACCCATCGCGGGCTGCAACCTTCACTCCATCAACAGAGGCCCTGGCCCCACCGTGTACAACGATGACTGCAGACATTGTTGCGTTCCTGTAGGAAAGAGATAAACTTTCTTTATAAAGTGCCATTGAAGTTTGGGCGTAGCAAATATGGGTTCACTAGCATTTACGCCGTCTCATTTTGCAGTTGGATAAAATTGTTTAAGATGAAAACGTTTTGCAGAGCATATCAGATCCAAAGTCATGTGATAATCACAAATTCCAGACTCTGATATTTGATCATTTAACTATTCATCTAAGCAACCATTCCAACAGTGTGCCAGTGTAAGTTCACAGGTTTACTTTAAGAGTGGGAGTTGGATTTTTCTCAGATGAAGGTTTCTGGTGTATAATTTTTCaatctgatttttaaatcctgGAAACATTTTTCATTGGAGAGCATCCCGACCGCAACCATCCACGTTCTGGTACAGGAACCGTTCTGCTCAGAACCAGAAAGCTCTGCAGTGCATGGTTCACTTGTCTGATTGCACCATCGGCACTTGATTTATGGCCATGCAGAATATCTACTCCAGGAGGCGGAGAGTCACGGCTCTCTGAACCCGGAAAATCACCAGCAGCCCTGGACACAAACTTTTCAAGCAACCGAAGTCAGAGAAGAGCATCGAGAAGACCAGGGAACTCGTTATCCACAAACAATAAGACCTCCCAATGGCTACTCATATACTACACCACAACCTGTTACATGATCCACAATGTACAGTAAATACTTGCTATCTGTTGTCcttggtttattttcattttacctTGTATTTCCTTGTATTTCGTGTTACATAGTAAAAAAAATTGGAGCTTTATGTCACTTAATTTATTGCAACAATCGTATGTACAGCATTTCCCTGCTGCACATGGATGAATGACGTACGTGACAAATAAATAAccatgatctttttttttttttttacaggaattAGTGTCTGTTAAATGTCGCAAACAGGGATTGTACGTCATTGAGTTTTTAAACTGCGCGATGGATCATAGGAGTACTTTACAGTCTATTCTACGTTGATCACCTGGgctcttatttaattattagtgCGTCAGGATAGCATCACCACGCTAGTAAACACCGCTAAACCACCGCTGTGTGTGTCCGCCAACCTAACTTGCTTCTTTCTTCGACCGTCTTCAAACATCTGTTCTACCAGCTACTGAAATCTGGATCTAAACATTCGGACTCCCTGTACCTTTACCGATGTGAGCGCTCTGCGTCGCATTGAAACGCTCCGCCACAGTCGCGTGATTTCAATGGACTTCCTCGTTTGTTTTCACGACGCTGCAATCGCAAATGACGTCATATCCAGAATTCCAAAGATATTTCCGGTTGcgtatttcaaaataaagtaatttataGCTTTCGTACCTATTAAAGAATACATTGCGATACATTTAGACAGAGTGCATTGGCAAACGACTTTATATCGTtcataaaatcatatttttacattgtttaAAACGGTGTAACACATAGTGTGAAAATGTACAATATAATTTTGATAcaattaaaattttattttgaaaacacgTATTTGTTCTCTCGACGCAGGTGAGGATGTACATGGCATTTTATCTATTATTAATTTACCAAACAAAGCCATCCATCAGAAACAGAGAATCAGTGAAATGTGACACAAAATTGAGCAAGTAAATAAGTTCATCTGTGAAAAATATGTCTTGTAGACTTTTATGAAACACAGCAAACTTTGCAAAGCTTAGTAAAATATCAAAAAATATGGAGAATATAAGAAAATATCTTGGAGCTTGCATTACATGGATATAGTAGTGAAATGTGCAATGATGCGGTGACACAAGAGAGCTATAAGATACCATCATTTCAAAGATGAAACATGTATGAGTTAAATATTATCATTAAAATTCATCAAGAttcatctgtaactttttgatttatcttactaacagagaaacagacagacacagataaacaaaccaaTGCTGGAGATAATTGtataacccccgcctctgtggaGGTAATGAAGTGTTACTTTTGAAGTGTTCATATAGATATATATCTGGTTGTCtagttttatatatttattcgtGCTTTCTAAAATTGTGTAAATATGTAAATTTGGACTTCTTTCCCATGTGTACTGATGCGTTCATTCTTTACTTTGTAGTACACTTCAGAAAGAACACCCTTAGTGATTTTGACAAAGTTCCATCAAACTGCTGCACAGACACATAAATAACATCTGAATTGACTCTCACTCTATTAAGTCTGGAGACCCCTCATGGTCTTTATAATTCTAATCCGTGCAGTCAGAATCAGTTTGAAAGGTCAAGTAGAGGCAAAATTGTTAATTCACCAGGCTTCTGCTCAAAGATCATTTATGAGTAGAACAGCTGGCTGCACGCAGGGCTGCCTGCAATGACTTC is from Brachionichthys hirsutus isolate HB-005 unplaced genomic scaffold, CSIRO-AGI_Bhir_v1 contig_796, whole genome shotgun sequence and encodes:
- the LOC137912981 gene encoding isoaspartyl peptidase/L-asparaginase-like; amino-acid sequence: MSAVIVVHGGARASVDGVKVAARDGFAVLKRGGSALDAVEAAVRTMEDNSVFNAGHGAVLNADGEVELDAIIMDGRTLSSGAVSAVKNIANPVSLARAVMEKTDHVILTSRGANQFAESIGVSTVPTDSLVTEFERKEWEKCKTFVTGVKEGINTQWAHGTVGAVAVDCVGNVACATSTGGIRNKMAGRVGDAPIIGCGGFADNFSGAVSCTGHGESILKVTLARLILFHVEQGKSVAESSQLALQYMADRVHGAGGCIVVSPSGQWTATFTTKRMAWAAVDRDGLWYGLEPNERFNEQLTV